One Lachnospiraceae bacterium C1.1 genomic region harbors:
- a CDS encoding ATP synthase F0 subunit B, translating into MSGNIIGIDPISIALTVVNVLVLFLILRYFLFKPVNEVLEKRRQSILDEKKTAEEAVKNAEDKVKKYESDMQDIEKIKADAIAESKKKASVEYDRIVSDAEKRASEIISDAEEKAVAEQKKKRLEVEKEMAELITKATGKISASQSSADLDKNLYDEFISKAGEDIG; encoded by the coding sequence TTGTCAGGCAATATAATAGGCATTGACCCTATCAGTATTGCTCTTACGGTTGTAAATGTTCTCGTACTCTTCCTTATTCTCAGATACTTTTTATTCAAGCCGGTAAACGAGGTTCTTGAAAAGAGAAGACAGAGTATCTTAGATGAGAAGAAGACTGCAGAAGAAGCCGTAAAGAATGCTGAGGATAAGGTTAAAAAATATGAATCCGATATGCAGGATATAGAGAAGATTAAGGCTGATGCTATTGCTGAGTCTAAGAAGAAGGCATCTGTTGAATATGACAGAATAGTTTCTGATGCTGAAAAGAGAGCATCTGAGATTATTTCTGATGCAGAGGAAAAGGCTGTAGCAGAGCAGAAGAAGAAAAGACTTGAGGTTGAGAAGGAAATGGCCGAGCTTATTACAAAGGCTACAGGCAAAATTTCTGCATCACAGTCAAGCGCAGATCTCGATAAGAATCTATATGATGAATTTATAAGTAAGGCAGGTGAAGATATTGGCTAA
- the atpD gene encoding F0F1 ATP synthase subunit beta: MNKGKIIQVMGPVVDVEFEDKDNLPYIRDALVVDNEGKGVMEVAQHLSDGKVRCIMLSASEGLYKDMPVLSTGGPISVPVGEKNLGRLFNVFGDAIDDGGDVESEEKWSIHREPPKFEDQSPVQEVLETGIKVIDLLAPYAKGGKIGLFGGAGVGKTVLIQELITNIATEHGGYSIFTGVGERSREGNDLWSEMKESGVLEKTALVFGQMNEPPGARMRVAETGLTMAEYFRDRQHKDVLLFIDNIFRFVQAGSEVSAMLGRMPSAVGYQPTLATDMGELQERIASTKNGSVTSVQAVYVPADDLTDPAPATTFAHLDATTVLSRKIVEQGIYPAVDPLESSSRILEADVVGKEHYETAQEVQRMLQKYKELQDIIAILGMEELSEADKQTVYRARKIQKFLSQPFHVAENFTGIPGKYVPLKETVRGFQAIISGDADAYPENAFFNVGTIDEVAEKAKTL, from the coding sequence ATGAATAAAGGTAAGATTATTCAGGTAATGGGACCGGTTGTAGATGTGGAATTTGAGGACAAGGACAACCTGCCCTATATAAGAGACGCACTTGTTGTAGATAACGAGGGCAAGGGCGTTATGGAGGTCGCACAGCATCTAAGCGATGGAAAAGTCCGTTGCATCATGCTGAGCGCCAGTGAAGGACTTTACAAGGACATGCCTGTTCTTTCGACAGGCGGCCCTATAAGTGTTCCTGTAGGTGAAAAAAATCTTGGCCGTCTTTTCAATGTATTCGGAGATGCAATTGATGACGGCGGAGATGTTGAATCGGAGGAAAAATGGTCTATTCACCGTGAACCTCCTAAATTTGAAGATCAGTCTCCTGTACAGGAAGTACTTGAGACAGGTATCAAGGTCATTGACCTTCTTGCACCCTATGCTAAGGGCGGAAAGATCGGCCTTTTCGGCGGTGCCGGTGTAGGAAAGACCGTGCTTATCCAGGAGCTTATTACTAATATTGCGACTGAGCACGGCGGATATTCTATCTTTACTGGTGTTGGAGAGCGTTCCAGAGAGGGTAACGATCTCTGGTCTGAAATGAAAGAATCAGGCGTTCTTGAAAAGACAGCCCTGGTATTCGGACAGATGAATGAGCCACCCGGAGCAAGAATGAGAGTTGCGGAGACAGGTCTTACAATGGCTGAGTATTTCCGTGACAGACAGCATAAGGATGTGCTTTTGTTTATCGATAATATTTTCCGTTTTGTTCAGGCGGGTTCTGAGGTTTCGGCTATGCTTGGCCGTATGCCTTCTGCGGTTGGTTATCAGCCGACTCTTGCTACCGATATGGGTGAATTGCAGGAGAGAATTGCCTCAACAAAGAATGGATCTGTAACTTCTGTACAGGCCGTTTACGTGCCTGCCGACGATCTGACAGACCCTGCTCCGGCGACAACTTTCGCACACCTTGATGCAACAACGGTCCTTTCAAGAAAGATCGTTGAGCAGGGTATTTATCCTGCTGTTGACCCTCTGGAGTCCTCATCGAGAATTCTTGAGGCTGATGTTGTTGGAAAAGAGCATTATGAAACTGCACAGGAAGTTCAGAGAATGCTTCAGAAATATAAAGAACTGCAGGATATTATTGCTATTCTCGGTATGGAAGAGCTTTCAGAAGCTGATAAGCAGACGGTTTACAGGGCAAGAAAGATTCAGAAGTTCCTGTCTCAGCCTTTCCATGTAGCAGAGAATTTCACCGGTATCCCGGGTAAATATGTACCTTTGAAGGAGACAGTAAGAGGCTTCCAGGCTATTATCAGCGGTGATGCCGATGCTTATCCTGAAAATGCGTTCTTTAACGTAGGAACTATTGATGAAGTTGCTGAGAAAGCGAAGACACTGTAA
- a CDS encoding helix-turn-helix transcriptional regulator, translating into MTIGENIRRIRKMRGLTLRQLGEEIGVSEAYIRAYESGRRNPKQQKLEDIANALHVNVETLTGADFDGVKAMHRLFQIFRQYPGEIIEYQNSSGEDRLAVSFDGLFLMYSWFERYEKYQKEIEECNKIKDPKEKENALLAAEESFNLWMDIYPENETWLDRLKFQKTHDEHLDQMGLDPKNPE; encoded by the coding sequence ATGACCATTGGTGAAAACATTCGTAGAATCCGTAAAATGCGTGGTTTAACACTAAGACAACTTGGTGAAGAAATAGGTGTCAGTGAAGCATATATCAGAGCTTATGAAAGCGGCAGACGAAATCCTAAACAGCAGAAACTTGAGGATATAGCTAATGCCCTCCATGTAAACGTTGAAACACTTACCGGAGCTGATTTTGATGGCGTTAAGGCAATGCATAGGCTTTTCCAGATATTCCGTCAGTATCCCGGCGAAATAATAGAATACCAAAATTCTTCCGGAGAAGACCGACTTGCCGTTAGCTTCGATGGCCTATTTTTAATGTATTCATGGTTTGAACGATATGAAAAATATCAAAAAGAAATAGAAGAATGTAATAAGATAAAAGATCCTAAAGAAAAAGAAAATGCTCTTCTGGCAGCAGAAGAATCTTTCAATCTCTGGATGGATATATACCCAGAGAATGAAACCTGGCTTGATAGACTTAAGTTCCAGAAAACCCATGATGAGCATCTGGATCAGATGGGATTAGATCCTAAAAATCCTGAATAA
- a CDS encoding CvpA family protein — protein MTAEYILAAVVIVMCYFVINGARQGFLRVVFSLLSSIIALFLVSYLTPTLSKFITNHTALYNIISTKLYGALGKYASSAVGTEAQTETINSFSLPAVVKELLLMNNTSEGYNSLFASVFEDYIVIALTKLIINVLSLIIIFLIIKILIRSITSILDIIDKIPVFHGINRLMGAAAGFAEGFIIISFFFLVMTLFTGDEIGRDFYEIVGSNVILSFIYNNNIFFKLII, from the coding sequence ATGACAGCTGAGTATATTCTTGCAGCCGTGGTGATAGTAATGTGCTATTTTGTTATAAATGGAGCGCGACAGGGCTTTTTGAGGGTGGTGTTTTCACTGCTGTCCTCAATAATAGCCCTGTTTCTTGTTTCGTATCTTACACCGACACTGTCGAAATTTATAACAAACCATACGGCTCTTTACAATATAATAAGCACGAAGCTTTACGGAGCACTTGGAAAATATGCCTCGTCTGCCGTGGGCACGGAAGCCCAGACGGAGACGATAAATTCCTTCTCTCTTCCGGCTGTTGTAAAAGAACTTCTTCTTATGAACAATACCTCGGAAGGATACAACAGTCTTTTTGCATCGGTATTTGAGGATTATATAGTTATCGCGCTTACAAAACTTATTATAAATGTATTATCACTGATAATAATCTTTCTTATTATCAAAATACTTATAAGATCAATAACATCGATACTGGATATAATAGACAAAATACCTGTTTTTCATGGGATTAATCGCTTAATGGGAGCGGCAGCGGGGTTTGCCGAAGGTTTCATAATAATTTCGTTCTTCTTTCTTGTAATGACATTGTTTACCGGAGATGAGATAGGAAGAGACTTTTATGAGATAGTTGGAAGCAATGTAATACTGTCTTTCATATATAATAATAATATATTTTTTAAATTGATAATCTGA
- the atpA gene encoding F0F1 ATP synthase subunit alpha, whose translation MANTPESLNNNFERAELIYVTAPSEKQLADIRNFLRKKTGVSNVDLVLTEDKSIGGGFILKCGSREYDWSTAGRIKQFEEQIKKGVRQAQFSSKDIIEILRTEVEEFSLRADSSEVGLITKVGDGIATITGLDHAVYGEIIIFDNGVKGMVMDIREDSLSCILFGSDSGIRAGSHAVRTGERAGIPVGDAYLGRVVDALGAPIDGEGPISSTETRPIENPAPGIIDRKSVNEPMETGILAIDAMFPIGRGQRELIIGDRQTGKTAIAVDTIINQKGKDVICIYVAVGQKASTVAKLVNTFKKNGAMDYTIVMSATASDPSPLQYIAPYSGTALAEYFMHNGKDVLIIYDDLSKHAVAYRAISLLLGRPPGREAYPGDVFYLHSRLLERSSRLSAAKGGGSITALPIIETQAGDVSAYIPTNVISITDGQIFLESDLFFEGQRPAVNVGLSVSRVGGAAQTKAMKKASGSLRVDLAQYREMAVFTQFSSDLDQATTDMLTNGKALMELLKQPLEHPLSMPEEVITLVCANNKMLMDIDPSKVKDFQRDMLNYMKEQHGDIVDELTTGKVLEDDLRDRIIKAVEEFKADGKYKGN comes from the coding sequence TTGGCTAATACACCTGAAAGCTTAAATAATAATTTTGAACGTGCCGAACTTATTTATGTTACAGCCCCCAGTGAGAAACAGCTCGCTGATATCAGAAATTTCTTAAGAAAGAAAACAGGGGTTTCAAATGTTGATCTTGTATTAACAGAAGATAAGTCGATCGGCGGCGGTTTCATTCTTAAATGCGGAAGCCGTGAATACGACTGGAGTACTGCAGGACGTATCAAGCAGTTCGAAGAGCAGATTAAGAAGGGTGTTCGCCAGGCACAGTTCAGCAGCAAAGATATCATTGAGATATTGAGAACTGAGGTTGAGGAATTCTCACTCAGAGCTGATAGCAGTGAAGTTGGACTTATTACTAAGGTTGGTGACGGTATTGCTACAATTACCGGACTTGATCACGCTGTTTACGGTGAGATCATAATCTTTGATAACGGCGTTAAGGGAATGGTAATGGATATTCGTGAGGATAGCCTTAGCTGTATCCTTTTTGGGTCTGATTCAGGAATCAGAGCAGGTTCACATGCCGTTCGTACAGGAGAAAGAGCCGGAATTCCGGTAGGCGATGCCTACCTTGGAAGAGTTGTAGATGCTCTTGGTGCACCTATTGATGGTGAGGGTCCGATTTCTTCGACTGAAACAAGACCTATTGAGAATCCTGCACCGGGAATCATTGACAGAAAATCTGTTAATGAGCCAATGGAGACAGGTATTCTCGCTATTGATGCTATGTTCCCTATAGGCAGAGGCCAGAGAGAGCTTATCATCGGTGACAGACAGACAGGTAAAACTGCCATTGCGGTTGATACCATTATCAATCAGAAGGGCAAGGATGTTATCTGTATTTATGTAGCAGTAGGCCAGAAGGCTTCAACTGTTGCTAAATTAGTAAATACATTCAAGAAAAATGGTGCAATGGATTACACTATTGTTATGTCGGCAACGGCAAGTGATCCTTCACCTCTTCAGTATATTGCACCTTATTCAGGTACTGCACTTGCTGAGTATTTCATGCACAATGGCAAGGACGTTCTTATTATTTATGATGACCTGTCCAAGCATGCGGTTGCTTACAGAGCAATTTCGCTTCTTCTGGGTCGTCCACCCGGCCGTGAAGCTTATCCCGGAGATGTATTCTATCTGCATTCAAGACTTCTGGAGAGATCCAGCAGACTTTCTGCAGCAAAGGGCGGCGGTTCTATAACTGCACTTCCTATTATCGAAACTCAGGCCGGTGATGTTTCTGCATATATTCCGACAAACGTTATTTCTATAACTGATGGACAGATATTCCTTGAGAGTGATCTTTTCTTCGAGGGACAGAGACCGGCGGTCAATGTCGGACTTTCAGTTTCCCGTGTTGGCGGTGCAGCTCAGACTAAGGCTATGAAAAAGGCTTCGGGTTCATTGAGAGTTGATCTGGCGCAATACAGAGAAATGGCTGTGTTTACACAGTTTTCATCAGACCTGGATCAGGCAACTACGGACATGCTCACAAATGGTAAAGCTCTGATGGAGCTTTTGAAACAGCCGCTTGAGCATCCTTTATCAATGCCGGAAGAGGTTATAACTCTTGTATGTGCAAACAATAAAATGCTCATGGATATTGATCCTTCAAAGGTCAAGGATTTCCAGAGGGATATGCTTAACTATATGAAGGAACAGCATGGGGATATTGTAGATGAACTCACGACAGGTAAGGTTCTTGAAGATGATCTGAGAGACAGGATTATCAAAGCTGTGGAGGAGTTCAAGGCTGATGGCAAATACAAAGGAAATTAA
- the atpE gene encoding ATP synthase F0 subunit C, producing MVVTAIGAGIAAIGCLGAGIGIGIATGKAADAVARQPEAEGKIRNMLILGSALAEATAIYALLDAIMIIFVLQ from the coding sequence ATGGTAGTAACAGCAATCGGTGCAGGTATCGCTGCAATTGGATGTCTCGGTGCAGGTATTGGTATAGGAATAGCAACAGGTAAGGCTGCTGATGCAGTTGCAAGACAGCCTGAGGCTGAAGGTAAGATTAGAAATATGCTGATCCTAGGTTCTGCTCTTGCTGAGGCAACAGCTATATATGCCCTTTTGGATGCAATCATGATCATTTTCGTACTTCAATAA
- a CDS encoding MATE family efflux transporter has product MAENKALKKYEIDMVNGPILRNLLIFAIPLMASSVLQLLFNAADIIVVGRFVGDVALAAVGSNSALINLLTNFFIGLSIGTNVLVSHYFGAGKPEETGSTVHTSILMSIFSGIILTVVGIFFAPSILRLMQTPENILPLAILYIRIYFAGVTSTMVYNFGAAILRAVGDTRRPLYYLFIAGVVNVILNLFFVIGFNMSVAGVALATIISQTVSAILIIRCLMKSEGPLKLEFSKLKFDYDKFIRIVRIGLPASFQGTLFSISNVIIQASINSFGDIVVAGCSAASNIEGFVYVSMNAFYQATMTFTSQNYGARKIERINKILFSGLLSVTVTGLLLGNLVYFFGNDLLRIYTDSDSVVEAGMVRLLLVCCPYFLCGVMDTMVGSLRGLGYSVMPMIVSLIGACGLRIIWIFTLFRLDYFHTPFMLYITYPVSWTVTFLTHVICFIIIRRKIGLKMSAV; this is encoded by the coding sequence ATGGCTGAAAATAAAGCTCTTAAAAAATATGAAATAGATATGGTCAACGGGCCGATCCTTAGGAATCTGCTTATATTTGCAATTCCGCTGATGGCATCTTCTGTGCTGCAGCTTCTTTTTAATGCTGCAGATATTATTGTAGTAGGAAGATTTGTCGGAGATGTTGCGCTTGCAGCAGTTGGATCTAATTCGGCTTTGATCAATTTACTTACAAATTTCTTTATAGGACTTTCAATAGGTACGAATGTCCTTGTGTCACATTATTTCGGTGCCGGAAAGCCTGAGGAAACCGGTAGTACTGTTCATACGAGTATACTAATGAGTATTTTCAGCGGAATTATCCTGACAGTGGTAGGTATATTTTTTGCACCGTCAATTTTAAGATTAATGCAGACTCCGGAAAATATCCTCCCGCTGGCTATACTTTATATAAGAATTTATTTTGCCGGAGTTACTTCCACCATGGTCTACAATTTTGGTGCTGCCATATTAAGAGCGGTGGGAGATACGAGGCGTCCGCTTTACTATCTTTTTATTGCCGGTGTGGTAAATGTCATCCTGAATCTGTTTTTTGTTATTGGTTTCAATATGAGCGTGGCAGGCGTTGCACTTGCTACTATAATTTCTCAGACGGTTTCGGCAATACTTATAATCAGATGCCTCATGAAAAGTGAAGGTCCTCTTAAACTGGAATTTTCGAAGCTTAAATTTGATTATGATAAATTTATAAGAATAGTCAGGATCGGTCTTCCGGCAAGTTTTCAGGGAACGCTTTTTTCTATTTCAAATGTTATAATCCAGGCATCTATAAACAGTTTTGGCGATATTGTTGTGGCAGGATGCTCGGCAGCTTCAAATATAGAAGGCTTTGTTTATGTTTCGATGAATGCATTTTATCAGGCAACAATGACATTTACGAGCCAGAATTATGGAGCGAGAAAAATAGAGAGAATAAATAAGATCTTATTTTCCGGACTTTTATCTGTAACGGTGACAGGGCTTTTACTTGGAAATCTGGTATATTTTTTCGGAAATGATCTTTTAAGGATATATACTGACAGTGATAGTGTTGTAGAGGCCGGAATGGTAAGGCTTCTTCTGGTATGCTGTCCATACTTTTTATGCGGCGTTATGGATACAATGGTTGGTTCACTGAGAGGACTTGGATACTCTGTAATGCCTATGATTGTCTCGCTGATCGGAGCCTGTGGATTAAGGATCATCTGGATATTTACACTATTCAGACTTGATTATTTCCACACGCCTTTTATGCTTTATATAACTTATCCGGTGAGCTGGACGGTAACTTTCCTGACACATGTGATCTGTTTTATAATAATAAGAAGAAAGATAGGGCTGAAGATGTCGGCCGTATAA
- a CDS encoding FoF1 ATP synthase subunit a, with amino-acid sequence MSIGEKLVEELGVNSVFTIGSFTISESIVNTWILLFIIFIACISLTRGLSVDNPGKRQVAVESFVTWIQGLVKNMLGENAAIYTDYICAVLVFIGISNLSAIFETKLTENFTFLKPATKDLSVTAALALMTILLVIFTGLKFKGIGGYAKSFTQPMAIVTPLNIIEIFTKPLSLCMRLFGNIFGGFVIMELIKLNVPVLLPIPFSCYFDIFDGLIQAYVFVFLTCIYLSEAAEVD; translated from the coding sequence TTGAGTATTGGTGAAAAACTTGTGGAAGAGCTTGGCGTAAATTCAGTTTTTACGATAGGCTCTTTTACAATATCAGAATCTATTGTTAATACATGGATTCTGCTCTTTATTATTTTTATTGCCTGCATTTCACTAACTCGTGGATTATCGGTTGATAACCCTGGCAAAAGGCAGGTGGCCGTTGAATCTTTTGTTACATGGATTCAAGGTTTGGTAAAAAACATGTTAGGAGAAAATGCTGCCATTTATACAGACTATATTTGTGCAGTATTGGTGTTTATAGGTATTTCAAATCTTTCAGCTATTTTTGAAACAAAATTGACTGAAAACTTTACATTTCTTAAACCTGCAACGAAGGATTTAAGCGTTACAGCAGCGCTGGCACTTATGACAATTCTTCTTGTGATTTTCACAGGTCTAAAGTTCAAGGGGATAGGTGGTTACGCTAAATCATTTACACAGCCGATGGCGATCGTAACACCGCTAAATATCATCGAGATTTTCACAAAGCCGCTTTCACTTTGCATGCGACTTTTTGGAAATATTTTCGGAGGCTTTGTAATCATGGAACTTATTAAGCTTAATGTTCCTGTTCTGCTTCCAATTCCGTTCAGTTGTTATTTTGATATATTCGACGGACTGATCCAGGCTTATGTATTTGTATTCCTGACTTGCATCTATTTGAGCGAGGCAGCAGAAGTAGATTAA
- the atpC gene encoding ATP synthase F1 subunit epsilon encodes MSDSYFFRIIASSGIFFEGKVEAVLFKTIDGEMELMAHHEEMIIAVEVGPLSYKTPDGEWHKVIVGVGTAQFANNRCTALVDTCELPENIDRLRAEQALERAQEQMRQRKSIVEYKMSQASLARALTRLKESSKNNLQ; translated from the coding sequence ATGAGTGATAGTTATTTTTTCAGAATAATTGCATCAAGCGGAATATTTTTTGAGGGTAAGGTAGAAGCCGTTCTTTTTAAGACTATCGATGGCGAAATGGAGCTTATGGCTCATCATGAAGAGATGATAATCGCTGTTGAGGTTGGACCTTTAAGCTATAAGACTCCGGATGGAGAGTGGCATAAGGTCATTGTCGGTGTGGGAACTGCACAGTTCGCAAATAACCGATGCACGGCTTTGGTAGATACCTGTGAGCTTCCGGAAAATATTGACAGACTGAGAGCGGAGCAGGCATTGGAAAGAGCTCAGGAACAGATGAGACAGAGGAAGTCTATTGTCGAATACAAGATGTCGCAGGCTTCGCTGGCTCGAGCGCTTACCCGTCTTAAGGAATCATCCAAGAATAATCTGCAGTGA
- the guaA gene encoding glutamine-hydrolyzing GMP synthase: MESEMIIVLDFGGQYNQLIARRVREANVYCEVHPYTLSIDKIKEMAPKGIILTGGPNSVFAEEAALCSKELFELGIPVLGICYGAQAMAHLLGGGVATAPVSEYGKTTVEVNTKSRLFKEVHGTSICWMSHTDYIEHLPEGFTNTGRTANCPIAAMENESKNLYAVQFHPEVVHTEEGTLMLRNFVREICGCAGTWEMKSFVETTIEELRKKIGNGRVLCALSGGVDSSVAAVLLSKAVGEQLTCVFVDHGLLRKNEGDEVEAVFGPTGPYKLNFIRVNAQERFYNKLAGVTEPEQKRKIIGEEFIRVFEEEAKKIGAVDFLGQGTIYPDVIESGLGKSATIKSHHNVGGLPDYVDFKEIVEPLRMLFKDEVREAGIKLGIPENLVYRQPFPGPGLGIRIIGEVTADKVRMVQDADAIFREEVEYAGWSKQISQYYAALTNMRSVGVMGDGRTYDYAVALRAVITTDFMTAEAAQLPFDLLTKVTDRIVNEVKGVNRVLYDCTSKPPATIELE, from the coding sequence TTGGAATCAGAAATGATCATCGTGCTTGACTTCGGCGGACAGTACAATCAGCTGATCGCACGCAGAGTCAGAGAAGCAAACGTTTATTGCGAAGTTCACCCATATACTTTATCCATCGATAAAATAAAAGAGATGGCACCTAAGGGTATTATTTTAACGGGTGGTCCTAACAGTGTATTTGCAGAAGAAGCTGCACTTTGCTCTAAGGAGCTTTTCGAGCTTGGAATTCCGGTTTTGGGAATTTGTTACGGAGCACAGGCTATGGCGCATCTTCTTGGCGGAGGCGTTGCTACGGCACCTGTTTCTGAGTACGGAAAGACTACCGTTGAAGTTAATACAAAATCCAGACTTTTCAAGGAGGTTCACGGAACTTCTATATGCTGGATGAGCCATACAGATTATATAGAGCATCTTCCGGAAGGTTTCACAAATACAGGAAGAACTGCAAACTGTCCTATAGCTGCAATGGAGAATGAGAGCAAAAACCTCTATGCAGTTCAGTTCCATCCTGAAGTTGTTCATACTGAAGAGGGAACTCTTATGCTCAGAAATTTCGTAAGAGAGATCTGCGGATGTGCTGGAACATGGGAGATGAAGTCTTTTGTTGAGACAACCATCGAAGAATTAAGGAAAAAGATCGGAAACGGCAGAGTCCTCTGCGCACTTTCCGGCGGCGTGGATTCTTCTGTTGCTGCAGTTCTTTTATCAAAGGCAGTAGGTGAGCAGCTCACCTGCGTATTTGTTGATCACGGTCTCCTGAGAAAGAACGAGGGCGATGAGGTTGAGGCAGTATTCGGTCCCACAGGTCCTTATAAGCTCAATTTTATCAGAGTAAATGCGCAGGAGCGTTTTTATAATAAACTTGCGGGTGTGACAGAGCCAGAGCAGAAGAGAAAGATAATCGGTGAGGAATTCATCCGTGTATTTGAGGAAGAGGCAAAGAAGATCGGTGCCGTTGATTTCCTTGGACAGGGAACGATCTATCCCGATGTTATAGAGTCAGGACTTGGAAAATCAGCAACGATTAAGTCTCATCATAATGTCGGAGGTCTTCCGGATTATGTTGATTTCAAGGAGATCGTTGAGCCGCTCCGCATGCTCTTCAAGGATGAGGTTAGGGAAGCCGGCATCAAGCTTGGCATTCCGGAAAATCTTGTTTACCGTCAGCCTTTCCCGGGACCGGGTCTTGGTATCAGAATTATCGGAGAAGTTACAGCCGATAAGGTTCGTATGGTTCAGGATGCAGACGCAATCTTCCGCGAGGAAGTTGAATACGCAGGCTGGAGCAAGCAGATCAGCCAGTACTATGCAGCGCTCACAAATATGCGCTCCGTAGGTGTAATGGGCGATGGAAGAACTTATGACTATGCAGTTGCCCTGAGAGCAGTTATCACAACTGACTTCATGACAGCAGAGGCAGCACAGCTTCCCTTCGACCTTCTTACAAAGGTAACCGACAGAATCGTAAATGAAGTTAAAGGTGTTAATCGTGTACTTTATGACTGCACGAGCAAACCACCGGCAACGATAGAACTGGAGTGA
- the atpG gene encoding ATP synthase F1 subunit gamma: MANTKEIKDRINSIKQTQKITNAMYLISSTKLQKAKKDLEKTEPYFFGMQAMVERLQRHLPDIKNPYFEDFHDIPEEEKTHAFLVITADKGLAGSYNHNVLKMTEEEMAKHRKTKLFVVGELGRQYFESKHIPIDEQFHYTAQNPSLHRARMISLRTLELFTKGEIHSLNIVYTVMLNSMETETLLQPLLPLKASVPDISLPLDVYREEFMLEPSPEAVINAVVPNCNTGYIYSALVESFCSEQNARMQAMQAANNAANDILHDLNIKYNRVRQAMITQEITEVCAGAKAQRSS, from the coding sequence ATGGCAAATACAAAGGAAATTAAAGACAGAATTAACAGCATAAAGCAGACACAGAAGATCACTAATGCTATGTATCTGATTTCCTCTACAAAACTCCAGAAAGCCAAGAAGGACCTGGAAAAGACTGAGCCTTATTTCTTTGGAATGCAGGCGATGGTCGAAAGACTGCAGAGACACCTTCCGGATATAAAGAATCCTTATTTTGAGGATTTCCATGATATCCCGGAAGAGGAAAAGACACATGCATTTCTGGTAATTACAGCTGATAAGGGTCTGGCCGGCTCCTACAATCATAACGTATTGAAAATGACTGAAGAGGAGATGGCCAAGCATAGGAAAACAAAGCTTTTTGTTGTAGGAGAGCTTGGAAGACAGTATTTTGAATCTAAACATATTCCGATTGATGAACAGTTTCACTACACGGCGCAGAATCCTTCGCTTCACAGAGCAAGAATGATTTCGCTGCGTACTTTGGAGCTTTTCACAAAAGGTGAAATACATTCGCTTAATATTGTTTATACGGTAATGCTTAACAGTATGGAGACAGAAACTCTCTTACAGCCGCTTTTACCCTTAAAAGCCAGTGTCCCGGATATTTCTCTTCCTCTGGATGTTTATCGTGAGGAATTTATGCTGGAGCCTTCACCGGAGGCAGTTATCAATGCTGTTGTTCCTAACTGTAATACAGGATATATCTACAGTGCGCTTGTTGAGTCGTTCTGCTCCGAGCAGAATGCCAGAATGCAGGCAATGCAGGCTGCAAATAATGCGGCAAATGATATCCTGCATGATCTGAATATTAAATATAACAGAGTTCGACAGGCAATGATAACTCAGGAGATAACTGAGGTATGTGCCGGTGCAAAGGCTCAGCGTTCAAGCTGA